A region from the Benincasa hispida cultivar B227 chromosome 8, ASM972705v1, whole genome shotgun sequence genome encodes:
- the LOC120083060 gene encoding pentatricopeptide repeat-containing protein At2g26790, mitochondrial-like isoform X2 produces the protein MEFDVLDLLESLNQGCVVDDSFIRAYDALIKAYASVNLFDSVVDLLFRLERKGFVPHIFTCNYLLNRLIEHGKMNMALVVYKQLKRFGCQPNDYTYAIVIKALCKIGNMEEAIDIFEEMTESGVVPNAFACAAYIEGLCTHDCSTSGYQLLQAWRAERFPIDAYAYYVVIRGFCEEMKIDEAEYVFLDMENYGVVPDAQTYGVLINGYCKTLNLQKALSLHSLMLSKGIKSNCVIVSFILQCLLTMQMYSEVVNQFKVFQDKGVFLDKVVFNIVIHALCELGKLEEAIELLEDMTSRQIQMDVKHYTTMIKGFFVQGKTHEAMIMFDNLKKNGVEPDTITYNVVAAGLSRNGLVSKVQGLLDYMEEHGLKKDSKIPDLVIENLCIGGKVKEATEFFNSLEVKTVDNYSAMINGYCAANHKKAAYELFVNLSKKGDFIKRSSLVRLVSSLCMEDSCVRAIEVIKHLPIIDVEANEIVYNKVIASLCRARNMKMAQSLFDCLVCAGLTPDLITYTMMIDGYCKINFLREAHELLCDMKNRGREPDIFIYTVLLDSQFKTRVQELCPSVETPFTSTIFDEMKGMKFTPDVVYYTVLIDGFCKMNNLNDAFVFFEEMVDQGIEADTVTFTALLSGCCRSGDMEKAQTLCYDMISKGILPPKIFSYLLHQDTLKTKKMPHYKHLTK, from the coding sequence atggaatttgatGTCTTAGATTTGCTTGAATCACTTAATCAAGGTTGTGTGGTGGATGACTCATTTATTCGAGCATATGATGCCTTAATCAAGGCTTATGCCAGTGTTAACTTGTTTGATAGTGTTGTGGATTTACTTTTCCGATTAGAAAGGAAGGGCTTTGTTCCACATATTTTTACTTGTAATTATCTCTTGAACCGCCTTATCGAGCATGGGAAAATGAATATGGCTCTAGTTGTGTACAAGCAGTTGAAGAGGTTTGGTTGTCAACCTAATGATTACACTTATGCTATTGTAATAAAAGCACTTTGTAAAATAGGTAACATGGAAGAAGCCATAGACATTTTTGAGGAGATGACTGAATCTGGGGTGGTTCCTAATGCCTTTGCTTGTGCTGCATATATTGAAGGGTTGTGTACCCACGATTGTTCAACTTCAGGGTATCAGTTGCTACAAGCATGGAGAGCAGAACGATTCCCAATAGACGCATATGCTTACTATGTAGTAATTCGTGGATTTTGTGAAGAGATGAAAATAGACGAGGCAGAATATGTCTTTCTTGATATGGAAAATTATGGAGTAGTTCCAGATGCACAAACTTATGGTGTGTTGATCAATGGTTATTGCAAGACGTTGAATTTGCAAAAAGCTTTGTCTCTTCACAGTCTCATGTTGTCAAAAGGTATAAAATCAAATTGTGTGATCGTTAGCTTTATCCTTCAATGCTTGCTTACGATGCAGATGTATTCAGAAGTAGTAAACCAATTTAAAGTATTTCAGGATAAGGGGGTATTTTTGGACAAGGTTGTATTCAATATTGTTATTCATGCCCTATGTGAACTAGGAAAATTGGAAGAAGCTATTGAGTTGTTAGAAGATATGACAAGTAGACAGATCCAGATGGATGTCAAGCATTATACAACAATGATTAAAGGTTTTTTTGTTCAAGGAAAAACTCATGAAGCAATGATAATGTTtgataatttgaagaaaaatggtGTTGAGCCCGACACCATCACTTATAATGTGGTTGCTGCTGGATTATCTAGAAACGGTCTTGTATCTAAGGTCCAGGGCCTTCTAGACTACATGGAGGAACATGGTTTGAAAAAAGACTCTAAGATCCCTGACCTggtaattgaaaatttatgcATAGGAGGCAAAGTGAAAGAAGCGACTGAATTTTTCAATAGTTTAGAAGTAAAGACGGTAGATAACTATTCTGCCATGATTAATGGGTATTGTGCAGCCAACCATAAGAAAGCTGCATATGAACTTTTTGTTAATTTGTCCAAGAAAGgagattttattaaaagaagttCTCTCGTTAGGCTAGTTAGTAGCCTTTGCATGGAAGATTCTTGCGTTAGAGCTATTGAGGTGATAAAACACCTTCCAATCATTGATGTGGAGGCTAATGAAATTGTATACAATAAAGTCATAGCTTCCCTATGCCGGGCAAGAAATATGAAGATGGCCCAaagtttatttgattgtttaGTTTGTGCTGGGTTGACTCCTGATCTTATCACTTACACAATGATGATAGATGGTTATTGCAAGATTAATTTCTTGAGAGAAGCTCATGAACTTCTGTGTGATATGAAGAATCGAGGGAGGGAACCTGACATTTTTATCTATACAGTTTTGCTTGATAGTCAATTTAAAACCAGAGTGCAAGAGCTTTGTCCCTCAGTTGAAACACCTTTTACGTCAACAATTTTTGATGAAATGAAGGGCATGAAGTTTACTCCAGACGTTGTTTACTACACTGTATTGATTGATGGGTTTTGTAAAATGAACAATCTTAATGATGCTTTTGTCTTCTTTGAGGAAATGGTTGATCAAGGAATAGAGGCTGATACAGTGACTTTTACTGCCCTACTGTCCGGGTGTTGTAGAAGTGGAGATATGGAGAAGGCTCAAACCCTATGTTATGATATGATCTCTAAGGGAATTCTCCCTCCTAAAATTTTTTCATATCTATTACATCAAGATACTCTAAAAACCAAGAAAATGCCACATTACAAGCACTTAACTAAATAA
- the LOC120083060 gene encoding pentatricopeptide repeat-containing protein At2g26790, mitochondrial-like isoform X1: MNCLLHAVNNPTNLNKLKLKLVKFASTAIAQLNPCFFSHSDDEQSVTSFNTTLDVQCKPSKVVRILESLRREPNIAFSFFHELEERGFQHNISTYAALIRVLCSWGLGKKLESLFLNLIGSKKMEFDVLDLLESLNQGCVVDDSFIRAYDALIKAYASVNLFDSVVDLLFRLERKGFVPHIFTCNYLLNRLIEHGKMNMALVVYKQLKRFGCQPNDYTYAIVIKALCKIGNMEEAIDIFEEMTESGVVPNAFACAAYIEGLCTHDCSTSGYQLLQAWRAERFPIDAYAYYVVIRGFCEEMKIDEAEYVFLDMENYGVVPDAQTYGVLINGYCKTLNLQKALSLHSLMLSKGIKSNCVIVSFILQCLLTMQMYSEVVNQFKVFQDKGVFLDKVVFNIVIHALCELGKLEEAIELLEDMTSRQIQMDVKHYTTMIKGFFVQGKTHEAMIMFDNLKKNGVEPDTITYNVVAAGLSRNGLVSKVQGLLDYMEEHGLKKDSKIPDLVIENLCIGGKVKEATEFFNSLEVKTVDNYSAMINGYCAANHKKAAYELFVNLSKKGDFIKRSSLVRLVSSLCMEDSCVRAIEVIKHLPIIDVEANEIVYNKVIASLCRARNMKMAQSLFDCLVCAGLTPDLITYTMMIDGYCKINFLREAHELLCDMKNRGREPDIFIYTVLLDSQFKTRVQELCPSVETPFTSTIFDEMKGMKFTPDVVYYTVLIDGFCKMNNLNDAFVFFEEMVDQGIEADTVTFTALLSGCCRSGDMEKAQTLCYDMISKGILPPKIFSYLLHQDTLKTKKMPHYKHLTK; this comes from the coding sequence ATGAATTGTTTACTACACGCTGTGAATAATCCCACCAATCTCAATAAATTAAAGCTCAAACTAGTCAAATTCGCCTCCACTGCAATTGCTCAACTAAACCCATGTTTTTTTTCACACAGTGATGATGAACAAAGTGTCACCTCCTTCAACACAACTTTGGATGTTCAATGTAAACCATCAAAGGTGGTTCGAATCCTAGAAAGTCTCCGGAGGGAGCCCAACATtgccttttccttttttcatgAATTGGAGGAACGGGGATTTCAACATAACATCTCTACATATGCAGCTCTTATTAGGGTATTGTGCTCTTGGGGTTTGGGGAAAAAGCTTGAATCTCTGTTCTTGAATCTCATTGGCTCcaagaaaatggaatttgatGTCTTAGATTTGCTTGAATCACTTAATCAAGGTTGTGTGGTGGATGACTCATTTATTCGAGCATATGATGCCTTAATCAAGGCTTATGCCAGTGTTAACTTGTTTGATAGTGTTGTGGATTTACTTTTCCGATTAGAAAGGAAGGGCTTTGTTCCACATATTTTTACTTGTAATTATCTCTTGAACCGCCTTATCGAGCATGGGAAAATGAATATGGCTCTAGTTGTGTACAAGCAGTTGAAGAGGTTTGGTTGTCAACCTAATGATTACACTTATGCTATTGTAATAAAAGCACTTTGTAAAATAGGTAACATGGAAGAAGCCATAGACATTTTTGAGGAGATGACTGAATCTGGGGTGGTTCCTAATGCCTTTGCTTGTGCTGCATATATTGAAGGGTTGTGTACCCACGATTGTTCAACTTCAGGGTATCAGTTGCTACAAGCATGGAGAGCAGAACGATTCCCAATAGACGCATATGCTTACTATGTAGTAATTCGTGGATTTTGTGAAGAGATGAAAATAGACGAGGCAGAATATGTCTTTCTTGATATGGAAAATTATGGAGTAGTTCCAGATGCACAAACTTATGGTGTGTTGATCAATGGTTATTGCAAGACGTTGAATTTGCAAAAAGCTTTGTCTCTTCACAGTCTCATGTTGTCAAAAGGTATAAAATCAAATTGTGTGATCGTTAGCTTTATCCTTCAATGCTTGCTTACGATGCAGATGTATTCAGAAGTAGTAAACCAATTTAAAGTATTTCAGGATAAGGGGGTATTTTTGGACAAGGTTGTATTCAATATTGTTATTCATGCCCTATGTGAACTAGGAAAATTGGAAGAAGCTATTGAGTTGTTAGAAGATATGACAAGTAGACAGATCCAGATGGATGTCAAGCATTATACAACAATGATTAAAGGTTTTTTTGTTCAAGGAAAAACTCATGAAGCAATGATAATGTTtgataatttgaagaaaaatggtGTTGAGCCCGACACCATCACTTATAATGTGGTTGCTGCTGGATTATCTAGAAACGGTCTTGTATCTAAGGTCCAGGGCCTTCTAGACTACATGGAGGAACATGGTTTGAAAAAAGACTCTAAGATCCCTGACCTggtaattgaaaatttatgcATAGGAGGCAAAGTGAAAGAAGCGACTGAATTTTTCAATAGTTTAGAAGTAAAGACGGTAGATAACTATTCTGCCATGATTAATGGGTATTGTGCAGCCAACCATAAGAAAGCTGCATATGAACTTTTTGTTAATTTGTCCAAGAAAGgagattttattaaaagaagttCTCTCGTTAGGCTAGTTAGTAGCCTTTGCATGGAAGATTCTTGCGTTAGAGCTATTGAGGTGATAAAACACCTTCCAATCATTGATGTGGAGGCTAATGAAATTGTATACAATAAAGTCATAGCTTCCCTATGCCGGGCAAGAAATATGAAGATGGCCCAaagtttatttgattgtttaGTTTGTGCTGGGTTGACTCCTGATCTTATCACTTACACAATGATGATAGATGGTTATTGCAAGATTAATTTCTTGAGAGAAGCTCATGAACTTCTGTGTGATATGAAGAATCGAGGGAGGGAACCTGACATTTTTATCTATACAGTTTTGCTTGATAGTCAATTTAAAACCAGAGTGCAAGAGCTTTGTCCCTCAGTTGAAACACCTTTTACGTCAACAATTTTTGATGAAATGAAGGGCATGAAGTTTACTCCAGACGTTGTTTACTACACTGTATTGATTGATGGGTTTTGTAAAATGAACAATCTTAATGATGCTTTTGTCTTCTTTGAGGAAATGGTTGATCAAGGAATAGAGGCTGATACAGTGACTTTTACTGCCCTACTGTCCGGGTGTTGTAGAAGTGGAGATATGGAGAAGGCTCAAACCCTATGTTATGATATGATCTCTAAGGGAATTCTCCCTCCTAAAATTTTTTCATATCTATTACATCAAGATACTCTAAAAACCAAGAAAATGCCACATTACAAGCACTTAACTAAATAA
- the LOC120083849 gene encoding putative glycerol-3-phosphate transporter 5 yields the protein MQPNRSVAPAIDLIPNLKPPHRTLDFHRILVLTITFFAYASFHASRKPPSIVKSVLGPTIPVNSSAILLNSTSIESDLTSNGTGWAPFNGPDGTQLLGKLDLAFLSAYSIGMYFAGHVGDRIDLRLFLVFGMMGSGICTILFGLGYWLNLHVLWFFFSVQIVCGLVQSIGWPCVVAIVGNWFGRARRGLIMGIWNSHTSVGNIVGSIIASGILELGWGWSFVVPGALVIFVGVLVFLFLVVSPRDIGFENSVTEIELNAEVSPVEKLEITDSEEAVLLDDEHSDSMAAIGFLEAWKLPGVAPFAVCLFFSKLVAYTFLYWLPFYIRHTAVAGVHLSHKTAGILSTIFDIGGVCGGILAGFISDLIDARAVTSITFLVLSVPALILYRTFGSISTVTNTCLMFLSGLFVNGPYSLITTAVAADLGTQSSIGGNSRALATVTAIIDGTGSVGAALGPLMAGYVSSFGWNGVFFVLILSIFFAALCLIRLAKTEIKEKLNEGRWFSSKQTSPTVV from the exons ATGCAACCCAATCGCTCCGTTGCTCCAGCGATTGATTTGATACCAAACCTCAAACCTCCCCATAGAACTTTAGATTTTCACAGAATCTTAGTTCTCACCATTACTTTCTTTGCATATGCGTCCTTCCACGCCTCAAGAAAACCTCCCAGCATTGTCAAGAGTGTGCTTGGACCAACAATCCCGGTAAACTCGTCAGCCATTTTGCTGAATTCGACTTCAATTGAATCTGATTTGACCTCAAATGGAACTGGGTGGGCTCCTTTTAATGGCCCTGATGGCACCCAGTTGCTCGGGAAGCTTGATCTTGCATTTCTTTCTGCATATTCCATTGGGATGTATTTTGCAGGACATGTTGGTGACCGTATTGATTTGAggttgtttcttgtttttgggATGATGGGTAGCGGTATTTGTACGATACTATTCGGGTTAGGATATTGGTTAAATCTTCATGTCTTGTGGTTTTTCTTTAGTGTTCAGATTGTGTGTGGTCTAGTTCAGTCAATTGGATGGCCATGTGTGGTGGCAATTGTAGGAAATTGGTTTGGGAGAGCTAGGAGGGGACTGATAATGGGGATCTGGAATTCGCATACTTCAGTTGGAAACATTGTCGGGTCGATTATAGCTTCCGGGATCTTGGAACTTGGATGGGGTTGGTCGTTTGTGGTACCGGGAGCTTTGGTGATTTTCGTTGGTGTTTTGGTGTTTCTGTTTCTTGTTGTAAGTCCAAGAGACATTGGCTTTGAAAACTCTGTTACTGAGATTGAATTGAACGCTGAGGTGAGTCCAGTTGAAAAATTGGAGATTACAGATTCTGAGGAGGCAGTGTTGCTTGATGATGAGCATTCAGATTCTATGGCTGCAATTGGTTTCTTGGAGGCATGGAAGTTACCGGGTGTTGCACCATTTGCCGTTTGTCTTTTCTTTTCGAAGCTGGTCGCTTACACCTTTCTCTACTGGTTGCCATTTTACATCAGGCACACAG CTGTTGCTGGTGTGCATTTATCTCATAAAACAGCCGGCATACTCTCAACGATTTTCGATATCGGAGGTGTTTGTGGTGGAATATTAGCAGGATTTATCTCTGATTTGATTGATGCCCGTGCAGTTACTTCAATAACATTCCTAGTACTATCAGTTCCTGCTCTAATTCTTTACCGTACTTTTGGGAGCATTTCCACTGTCACCAACACCTGTTTGATGTTTCTTTCTGGATTATTTGTCAATGGCCCGTACTCGCTTATTACAACAGCAGTTGCTGCTGATCTCGGTACGCAGAGTTCGATTGGAGGGAATTCCCGCGCTTTAGCAACTGTAACCGCGATCATTGATGGGACTGGATCTGTTGGGGCAGCTCTTGGCCCTCTAATGGCAGGATATGTTTCCAGTTTTGGATGGAACGGTGTGTTTTTCGTGCTGATTCTTTCCATATTCTTTGCGGCTCTCTGCTTGATTCGCTTAGCAAAAACTGAAATCAAAGAAAAGTTGAACGAAGGACGATGGTTTTCTAGTAAGCAGACCTCACCAACAGTGGTTTAA